A stretch of DNA from Malus sylvestris chromosome 9, drMalSylv7.2, whole genome shotgun sequence:
accacctgcacaatccatTAAGTGtgggggttttatcacaaaaaaccttggtattagttagagtaagGTTATGATATTTAAACTCATCTTTTATCAAAGATACGGTCGATATGGGATATTTCAACACGCGCCCTCATGTGGAATCCAACCCAACCCATCACATGGCAATACGAGCCCGCTCATTGACTTTGATAATTTCAAAACGCCCCCTCACGTGGGACCTAACCCAACCCATTATGTGACAGTTTGAGCCCGCTCCCTGtctctgataccatgtaaaatTATCAGAGAGATGGACCAAagacccaacccaacccatcaCATGGCAGTACGAGCCCACTCCATAActctgataccatatagaattatcagagagacgggccgaagacccacttccaacaacaccgatagtGTCCCCAACTTGTTAATTACCATCTGCACAGTCCGGCATGTGTGTGGTTTTATCTCAAAATACCTTGGTATTAGTTGGAGTGTAGttaagatatttaaactcttattttctcaAAGATACGGTAAATGTGAGATATTTCAACATTTTTATCCGAACAATGACTCGCACTAAGAATGTTTGTTTAGGGAAACGACAATGACTCGCACTAAGCATGTTTGTTAAGGGAAACAACAATAGATTTTAGCTATAGCTTTCATGTTTATACTTTGCCTCCACTGCTGATTTAAAGTCCTAGCTGCACCTGCAACCCTAATGAGTGAGACTTGATTTGGTGCAGCCACTACattgaaaattcgtcacatgAAATCAAATATGATGAATCTTCATATTTAACGACGAATCACTATCACCACATAAACCTTGTTTTCTTGTGGTGAATATCTAATTTACAAGACATGATTGCTTACAAATAAAACACACCACAAAAATATTAGTTCATACATTACCATTTGAAAACTCAATGAAATATACACtaatacaatacaatcaaagatcatcaCATAATTTATGAGATATAATTAATTCAGATGAAATAGTAATGATAGTGGTTATAGATGGATGATCTACCGTAAACTTTACTAGACTGCTACCCTTAGAAACCACACGCATTACTATTTTACCACAGCGAAGAAatgatttttcttcaaaaagaAAGCTCGTTCACGCGTGTGCCACTTggcctttttgtttgttttccaataataaatcaattaaaggtGTCTAAAAGATCGCCAATTACATGGTCTGCGAGTATCTTATTTGTTTTCTCCGTTGGATGGAAGGCATCCCAAAATATGAACTTATTTGCATCTGCGCACGTATATGGGTTGTCCTGATTACAGAGGTAACTCATCTCGAATGTCCCAGTGGCACAACATGCCTTCTCAGCATACTCAAATCCTGCCAATCAATAACAACAAACAATAAatcataattaaattattaattaatttaatttagaaCTAATAGGAAATGTTTTGTTAAAAAGGGAAGTTGATAATTCCAGAAAAATCAGACTCTGCCATCTGCAACAAAAACAGAAGCCATGTGTACCAAGCTAGATTTGATTAATTGGTTGCATGCTTATTTAAAATCCCATATTAAAGTTTCCCACCAAACATTTTCAACTACTTCCATGTCTAGTTCATGCATATATGCTTTCACCAATAGCTCCCCTTTGTTACCAGTTTCTGGTAAATCTGGTTAGTATCAGGATTATTTATAATCCCATATATCACAGTTTAATCTGCTGTAATATTAAGTGAAAAAGTATATATTGAGTTTCAAATttcaacaataaataaataaaaaattgaggatatctttaaatttttataacCACACATCTACTGCTAGTAAGTTCTGGATTTTTTTGCTCTTAGATAACTTCACACCTTCAAGTCAAGTGCTAATGTGAGATGCCTGTTTTATGCGACGCGTagtttttcttctaaaaagtTCAGGAGATATAAATACAAATGATAATGTGATGTGTCATGTATATATCCACAAGTTCCAAACCAAAGATCTGATATTTCCACAGAGAAAGTGTGGCAACAAAACTTCCAATGAGTTTGCCCTGATTGGAACTTTGCCAAAGTAGAAAGATGCTGTCATGACTTACGGTTAATACACAATTAAGGCAAGCCAAGATATTGCTAATGCATCATTGCGGTTCTATAAGCATCTATGTGGATCAATAGTTGATAAATACAAATATTTACTATAAAACTTACCATATGATGAAGGTCTTTTGATGATTTGGTAGAACAGCGGATATAATTTTTCTGTCAATAGGATTCTAAGCCCTGGAAGCTCTTGATTCAGCTTTGCCACCATATTTTTCAATTTCCCATTAAATTCCACAGCCACATTGTTGTATTCCTGCATACAATCATTATTTGCCATGAAATTAGTGGCTCTCTCTAATGGCAAACACCCCATCGGAGGAAGCCCGGTTAGGGATATTTTCCTGACCCCTAGACTGTAGATTTCCCTAATGAAGTTTTCGGAAAGTCCAACGAGGAAATCCTCGTACTGCCGGACTGTGAATTGCATTCGCCGGCGGGGCAATACGTAGTAGTTCTCGAGGAAGTCGTTTGTTCCTAAGCTTATCAAGTATAAAGCCTCTGTCAGAATCTCTTTTGCCTTGTCATGGCCAACATAGGCTTTGAGTTTGTTCTGGTACTCCTTGTAGTACTCCACTTCTTTCCACAGAGGTATCACATTCTGCATATATGGCATACTTAGTTCTtttagggagactttggatgcggtccctagttatgaacagtatttgattgaaaccttattggttttcaatttttgatccaagtccctgaaattaattgataatttatttctatgtacgttactatattttttaaattaaaaattaaaatttatagttgtttatagtaatgagattttaaataaaaaaccataatttgtgggattaaaaatattaaaatataaatatactattgtgtgtgtgtgtgtaaacatgggtaca
This window harbors:
- the LOC126581853 gene encoding GDSL esterase/lipase At2g42990-like, yielding MAFVYISWFLLTQILLQVAKHEAKVPAVIVFGDSTVDSGNNNGISTLLKSNFKPYGRDFDGGQPTGRFSNGRVPPDFVSEAFGLKTSVPAYLDPKFGISDFVNGVCFASAGTGYDNATSDVLNVIPLWKEVEYYKEYQNKLKAYVGHDKAKEILTEALYLISLGTNDFLENYYVLPRRRMQFTVRQYEDFLVGLSENFIREIYSLGVRKISLTGLPPMGCLPLERATNFMANNDCMQEYNNVAVEFNGKLKNMVAKLNQELPGLRILLTEKLYPLFYQIIKRPSSYGFEYAEKACCATGTFEMSYLCNQDNPYTCADANKFIFWDAFHPTEKTNKILADHVIGDLLDTFN